One genomic window of Erinaceus europaeus chromosome 7, mEriEur2.1, whole genome shotgun sequence includes the following:
- the DGKD gene encoding diacylglycerol kinase delta isoform X2, giving the protein MAAAAGAPQQGPPQPPPPPPPEESSDSEPEAEPGSPQKLIRKVSTSGQIRQKTVLKEGVLTKQNSSFQRSKRRYFKLRGRTLYYAKTAKSIIFDEVDLTDASVAESSTKNVNNSFTVITPCRKLILCADNRKEMEDWMAALKTVQNREHFEPTQYSMDHFSGMHNWYACSHARPTYCNVCREALSGVTSHGLSCEVCKFKAHKRCAVRANNDCKWTTLASIGKDIIEDEDGIAMPHQWLEGNLPVSAKCTVCDKTCGSVLRLQDWRCLWCKAMVHTACKDSLSTKCPLGLCKVSVIPPTALNSIDSDGFWKASCPPSCTSPLLVFVNSKSGDNQGVKFLRRFKQLLNPAQVFDLMNGGPHLGLRLFQKFDTFRILVCGGDGSVGWVLSEIDSLNLHKQCQLGVLPLGTGNDLARVLGWGSACDDDTQLPQILEKLERASTKMLDRWSVMAYETKLPRPASSSTGTEDFSEGSEVRQILFYEDSVAAHLSKILTSDQHSVVISSAKVLCETVKDFVARVGKAYEKTTEGSEESEVMAKKCSVLKEKLDSLLRTLDDESQASSSLPTPPPTIAEEAEDGEGGSGSGCSSAGERPMGSACPTRPQIFRPREQLMLRANSLKKAIRQIIEHTEKAVDEQNAQTQEHQGFVLGLSESEEKKELKPDDRVCPGESCGAAKTRSLRKVTKSPCEKLLSKGSLSLGSSASLPPPSASRDGLPALNTKILFPTVRAGMSGSLPGGSVISRLLINADPFSSEPENLEYYMEKCVMNNYFGIGLDAKISLDFNNKRDEHPEKCRSRTKNMMWYGVLGTKELLHRTYKNLEQKVLLECDGRPIPLPSLQGIAVLNIPSYAGGTNFWGGTKEDDTFAAPSFDDKILEVVAVFGSMQMAVSRVIKLQHHRIAQCRTVKISILGDDGVPVQVDGEAWVQPPGYIRIVHKNRAQTLTRDRAFENTLKSWEDKQKCELPRPPSFSLHPEILSEEEATQMDQFGQAAGTLIHSIREIAQSHRDVEQELAHAVNASSKSMDRVYGKPRTTEGLHCGFVLEMLSNVKALRSETELLLAGKMALQLDPPQKERLGAALTEMDRQLGKLADTPWLCQSPEPGDEEAVMLDLSKRGRSGKFRLVTKFKKEKNNKNKEARSSLGTPVHLWGTEEVAAWLEHLSLCEYKDIFTRHDIRGSELLHLERRDLKDLGVTKVGHMKRILCGIKELNRGPPSEA; this is encoded by the exons ACTGTCCTCAAGGAGGGGGTGCTCACCAAGCAGAACAGCTCCTTCCAGCGCTCCAAGAGGAGGTACTTCAAGCTCCGTGGGCGCACGCTGTACTACGCCAAAACCGCCAAG tccATCATCTTTGACGAGGTGGACCTCACAGACGCCAGCGTGGCTGAGTCCAGCACCAAGAATGTCAACAACAGCTTCACG GTCATCACTCCGTGCAGGAAGCTCATCCTGTGTGCCGACAACAGAAAGGAGATGGAGGATTGGATGGCGGCGCTGAAGACCGTGCAGAACAGGGAACACTTTGAG CCCACCCAGTACAGCATGGACCACTTCTCAGGGATGCACAACTGGTACGCCTGCTCCCATGCCAGGCCCACCTACTGCAATGTGTGTCGTGAGGCCCTGTCAGGAGTCACATCCCACGGGCTGTCCTGTGAAG TGTGCAAGTTCAAGGCCCACAAGCGCTGTGCCGTGCGGGCCAACAACGACTGCAAGTGGACCACGCTGGCCTCCATCGGGAAGGACATCATCGAGGACGAGGACGGG ATCGCCATGCCTCACCAGTGGCTGGAGGGCAACCTGCCTGTGAGCGCCAAGTGCACCGTGTGCGACAAGACGTGTGGCAGCGTGCTGCGCCTGCAGGACTGGCGCTGCCTCTGGTGCAAGGCCATG GTGCACACAGCCTGCAAGGACTCCCTGTCGACCAAGTGCCCCCTGGGCCTGTGCAAAGTGTCCGTCATCCCCCCCACTGCCCTCAACAGCATCGATTCTGATG GCTTCTGGAAGGCCTCCTGCCCCCCATCCTGCACGAGCCCACTGCTGGTCTTCGTCAATTCCAAGAGCGGGGACAACCAGGGCGTGAAGTTCCTCAGGAGATTTAAGCAGCTGCTGAACCCCGCCCAGGTCTTCGACCTCATGAACGGAGGGCCGCACCTGGG CTTACGCCTATTTCAGAAATTTGACACGTTCCGgattctggtttgtggtggggaTGGCAGCGTAGGCTGGGTCCTCTCGGAGATCGACAGCCTCAACCTTCACAAGCAG TGTCAGCTGGGTGTGCTGCCGCTCGGCACGGGGAATGACCTGGCCCGTGTTCTGGGCTGGGGCTCAGCTTGTGACGATGACACGCAGCTCCCACAGATCCTGGAGAAGCTGGAGAGGGCTAGCACCAAGATGCTGGACAG GTGGAGCGTTATGGCCTATGAGACCAAGCTCCCTCGGCCAGCCTCCTCTTCCACGGGCACCGAAGACTTCAGCGAGGGCTCCGAG GTGCGGCAGATCCTCTTCTATGAAGACTCCGTGGCTGCGCACCTCTCCAAGATCCTGACCTCTGACCAGCACTCGGTGGTCATCTCCTCAGCCAA GGTGCTCTGTGAGACGGTGAAGGACTTTGTGGCACGTGTGGGCAAGGCCTATGAGAAGACGACCGAGGGCTCGGAGGAGTCAGAGGTCATGGCCAAGAAG TGCTCTGTGCTGAAAGAGAAGCTGGACTCGCTGCTCAGGACCTTGGATGATGAGTCGCAGGCCTCATCCTCACTGCCCACGCCGCCGCCCACCATTGCCGAGGAGGCGGAGGACGGGGAGGGCGGCAGTGGCAGCGGCTGCAGCTCCGCTGGGGAGCGGCCCATGGGCTCGGCCTGCCCCACTCGGCCCCAGATCTTCCGGCCCCGCGAGCAGCTTATGCTGAGAGCCAACAGCCTGAAGAAGGCCATCCGGCAGATCATCGAGCACACAGAGAAAG CTGTGGATGAGCAGAACGCACAGACGCAGGAGCACCAGGGCTTCGTCTTGGGCCTTTCCGAgtcagaggagaagaaggagctgAAGCCGGATGACAGGGTGTGCCCTGGGGAGAGCTGCGGGGCCGCCAAAACCAGGAGCCTCCGCAAAG TGACCAAGTCCCCCTGCGAGAAGCTGCTCAGCAAAGGAAGCCTGTCCCTGGGtagctctgcttctctgcctcccccgTCGGCCAGCAGGGACGGCCTGCCAGCCCTGAATACCAAGATCCTATTCCCCA CCGTGCGGGCAGGAATGTCTGGCTCCCTGCCGGGAGGGTCAGTCATCAGCCGCTTGCTCATCAATGCCGACCCCTTCAGCTCGGAGCCGGAGAACCT AGAATATTACATGGAGAAGTGCGTCATGAACAATTACTTTGGCATCGGCCTGGATGCCAAGATCTCGCTGGACTTCAACAACAAGCGTGACGAGCACCCCGAGAAGTGCAG GAGTCGCACCAAAAACATGATGTGGTACGGCGTGCTGGGCACCAAGGAGCTGCTGCACAGAACCTACAAGAACCTGGAGCAGAAGGTGCTGCTGGAG TGTGACGGGCGGCCCATCCCTCTCCCCAGCCTCCAGGGAATCGCCGTCCTCAACATCCCCAGCTATGCGGGTGGCACCAACTTCTGGGGGGGCACCAAGGAGGATGAT ACTTTTGCTGCCCCGTCCTTCGACGACAAGATCCTGGAGGTGGTGGCCGTGTTCGGCAGCATGCAGATGGCCGTGTCGCGGGTGATCAAGCTGCAGCACCACCGCATCGCCCAG TGTCGCACGGTGAAGATCTCCATCCTGGGGGATGACGGCGTGCCTGTGCAGGTGGATGGCGAGGCCTGGGTGCAGCCCCCCGGCTACATCCGCATTGTCCACAAGAACCGCGCGCAGACACTCACCAGGGACAGG GCGTTTGAGAACACCCTGAAGTCCTGGGAGGACAAGCAGAAGTGTGAGCTGCCTCGCCCCCCATCCTTCTCTCTGCACCCCGAGATCCTGTCTGAGGAAGAGGCCACGCAGATGGACCAGTTTGGGCAGGCGGCTGGCACCCTCATCCACAG CATCCGGGAGATCGCACAGTCCCACCGGGACGTGGAGCAGGAGCTCGCACACGCCGTCAACGCCAGCTCCAAGTCCATGGACCGCGTGTACGGCAAGCCCAGGACCACCGAG GGGCTGCACTGCGGCTTCGTGCTGGAGATGCTGAGCAACGTGAAGGCGCTGCGCAGCGAGACGGAGCTGCTGCTGGCTGGCAAGATGGCCCTG CAGCTGGACCCCCCGCAGAAGGAGCGGCTGGGGGCTGCGCTCACCGAGATGGACCGGCAGCTTGGGAAGCTGGCTGACACACCCTGGCTGTGCCAGTCCCCAGAGCCCGGAGACGAGGAG GCTGTGATGCTGGACCTTTCCAAACGCGGCCGCAGTGGCAAATTCCGCCTGGTGACCAAGTtcaagaaggagaagaacaacaaGAACAAGGAAGCTCGCAGCAGCCTGGGCACCCCGG TGCACCTCTGGGGGACAGAGGAGGTGGCTGCCTGGCTGGAGCACCTCAGTCTCTGTGAGTATAAGGACATCTTCACGCGGCACGACATCCGGGGCTCTGAGCTCCTGCACCTGGAGCGGAGAGACCTCAAG GACCTGGGTGTGACCAAGGTGGGCCACATGAAGAGGATCCTGTGTGGCATCAAGGAGCTGAACCGAGGTCCTCCCAGCGAGGCCTAG
- the DGKD gene encoding diacylglycerol kinase delta isoform X3: MEMLTCPAETVLKEGVLTKQNSSFQRSKRRYFKLRGRTLYYAKTAKSIIFDEVDLTDASVAESSTKNVNNSFTVITPCRKLILCADNRKEMEDWMAALKTVQNREHFEPTQYSMDHFSGMHNWYACSHARPTYCNVCREALSGVTSHGLSCEVCKFKAHKRCAVRANNDCKWTTLASIGKDIIEDEDGIAMPHQWLEGNLPVSAKCTVCDKTCGSVLRLQDWRCLWCKAMVHTACKDSLSTKCPLGLCKVSVIPPTALNSIDSDGFWKASCPPSCTSPLLVFVNSKSGDNQGVKFLRRFKQLLNPAQVFDLMNGGPHLGLRLFQKFDTFRILVCGGDGSVGWVLSEIDSLNLHKQCQLGVLPLGTGNDLARVLGWGSACDDDTQLPQILEKLERASTKMLDRWSVMAYETKLPRPASSSTGTEDFSEGSEVRQILFYEDSVAAHLSKILTSDQHSVVISSAKVLCETVKDFVARVGKAYEKTTEGSEESEVMAKKCSVLKEKLDSLLRTLDDESQASSSLPTPPPTIAEEAEDGEGGSGSGCSSAGERPMGSACPTRPQIFRPREQLMLRANSLKKAIRQIIEHTEKAVDEQNAQTQEHQGFVLGLSESEEKKELKPDDRVCPGESCGAAKTRSLRKALLPVLTVTKSPCEKLLSKGSLSLGSSASLPPPSASRDGLPALNTKILFPTVRAGMSGSLPGGSVISRLLINADPFSSEPENLEYYMEKCVMNNYFGIGLDAKISLDFNNKRDEHPEKCRSRTKNMMWYGVLGTKELLHRTYKNLEQKVLLECDGRPIPLPSLQGIAVLNIPSYAGGTNFWGGTKEDDTFAAPSFDDKILEVVAVFGSMQMAVSRVIKLQHHRIAQCRTVKISILGDDGVPVQVDGEAWVQPPGYIRIVHKNRAQTLTRDRAFENTLKSWEDKQKCELPRPPSFSLHPEILSEEEATQMDQFGQAAGTLIHSIREIAQSHRDVEQELAHAVNASSKSMDRVYGKPRTTEGLHCGFVLEMLSNVKALRSETELLLAGKMALQLDPPQKERLGAALTEMDRQLGKLADTPWLCQSPEPGDEEAVMLDLSKRGRSGKFRLVTKFKKEKNNKNKEARSSLGTPVHLWGTEEVAAWLEHLSLCEYKDIFTRHDIRGSELLHLERRDLKDLGVTKVGHMKRILCGIKELNRGPPSEA; encoded by the exons ACTGTCCTCAAGGAGGGGGTGCTCACCAAGCAGAACAGCTCCTTCCAGCGCTCCAAGAGGAGGTACTTCAAGCTCCGTGGGCGCACGCTGTACTACGCCAAAACCGCCAAG tccATCATCTTTGACGAGGTGGACCTCACAGACGCCAGCGTGGCTGAGTCCAGCACCAAGAATGTCAACAACAGCTTCACG GTCATCACTCCGTGCAGGAAGCTCATCCTGTGTGCCGACAACAGAAAGGAGATGGAGGATTGGATGGCGGCGCTGAAGACCGTGCAGAACAGGGAACACTTTGAG CCCACCCAGTACAGCATGGACCACTTCTCAGGGATGCACAACTGGTACGCCTGCTCCCATGCCAGGCCCACCTACTGCAATGTGTGTCGTGAGGCCCTGTCAGGAGTCACATCCCACGGGCTGTCCTGTGAAG TGTGCAAGTTCAAGGCCCACAAGCGCTGTGCCGTGCGGGCCAACAACGACTGCAAGTGGACCACGCTGGCCTCCATCGGGAAGGACATCATCGAGGACGAGGACGGG ATCGCCATGCCTCACCAGTGGCTGGAGGGCAACCTGCCTGTGAGCGCCAAGTGCACCGTGTGCGACAAGACGTGTGGCAGCGTGCTGCGCCTGCAGGACTGGCGCTGCCTCTGGTGCAAGGCCATG GTGCACACAGCCTGCAAGGACTCCCTGTCGACCAAGTGCCCCCTGGGCCTGTGCAAAGTGTCCGTCATCCCCCCCACTGCCCTCAACAGCATCGATTCTGATG GCTTCTGGAAGGCCTCCTGCCCCCCATCCTGCACGAGCCCACTGCTGGTCTTCGTCAATTCCAAGAGCGGGGACAACCAGGGCGTGAAGTTCCTCAGGAGATTTAAGCAGCTGCTGAACCCCGCCCAGGTCTTCGACCTCATGAACGGAGGGCCGCACCTGGG CTTACGCCTATTTCAGAAATTTGACACGTTCCGgattctggtttgtggtggggaTGGCAGCGTAGGCTGGGTCCTCTCGGAGATCGACAGCCTCAACCTTCACAAGCAG TGTCAGCTGGGTGTGCTGCCGCTCGGCACGGGGAATGACCTGGCCCGTGTTCTGGGCTGGGGCTCAGCTTGTGACGATGACACGCAGCTCCCACAGATCCTGGAGAAGCTGGAGAGGGCTAGCACCAAGATGCTGGACAG GTGGAGCGTTATGGCCTATGAGACCAAGCTCCCTCGGCCAGCCTCCTCTTCCACGGGCACCGAAGACTTCAGCGAGGGCTCCGAG GTGCGGCAGATCCTCTTCTATGAAGACTCCGTGGCTGCGCACCTCTCCAAGATCCTGACCTCTGACCAGCACTCGGTGGTCATCTCCTCAGCCAA GGTGCTCTGTGAGACGGTGAAGGACTTTGTGGCACGTGTGGGCAAGGCCTATGAGAAGACGACCGAGGGCTCGGAGGAGTCAGAGGTCATGGCCAAGAAG TGCTCTGTGCTGAAAGAGAAGCTGGACTCGCTGCTCAGGACCTTGGATGATGAGTCGCAGGCCTCATCCTCACTGCCCACGCCGCCGCCCACCATTGCCGAGGAGGCGGAGGACGGGGAGGGCGGCAGTGGCAGCGGCTGCAGCTCCGCTGGGGAGCGGCCCATGGGCTCGGCCTGCCCCACTCGGCCCCAGATCTTCCGGCCCCGCGAGCAGCTTATGCTGAGAGCCAACAGCCTGAAGAAGGCCATCCGGCAGATCATCGAGCACACAGAGAAAG CTGTGGATGAGCAGAACGCACAGACGCAGGAGCACCAGGGCTTCGTCTTGGGCCTTTCCGAgtcagaggagaagaaggagctgAAGCCGGATGACAGGGTGTGCCCTGGGGAGAGCTGCGGGGCCGCCAAAACCAGGAGCCTCCGCAAAG CTCTCCTTCCTGTGCTCACAGTGACCAAGTCCCCCTGCGAGAAGCTGCTCAGCAAAGGAAGCCTGTCCCTGGGtagctctgcttctctgcctcccccgTCGGCCAGCAGGGACGGCCTGCCAGCCCTGAATACCAAGATCCTATTCCCCA CCGTGCGGGCAGGAATGTCTGGCTCCCTGCCGGGAGGGTCAGTCATCAGCCGCTTGCTCATCAATGCCGACCCCTTCAGCTCGGAGCCGGAGAACCT AGAATATTACATGGAGAAGTGCGTCATGAACAATTACTTTGGCATCGGCCTGGATGCCAAGATCTCGCTGGACTTCAACAACAAGCGTGACGAGCACCCCGAGAAGTGCAG GAGTCGCACCAAAAACATGATGTGGTACGGCGTGCTGGGCACCAAGGAGCTGCTGCACAGAACCTACAAGAACCTGGAGCAGAAGGTGCTGCTGGAG TGTGACGGGCGGCCCATCCCTCTCCCCAGCCTCCAGGGAATCGCCGTCCTCAACATCCCCAGCTATGCGGGTGGCACCAACTTCTGGGGGGGCACCAAGGAGGATGAT ACTTTTGCTGCCCCGTCCTTCGACGACAAGATCCTGGAGGTGGTGGCCGTGTTCGGCAGCATGCAGATGGCCGTGTCGCGGGTGATCAAGCTGCAGCACCACCGCATCGCCCAG TGTCGCACGGTGAAGATCTCCATCCTGGGGGATGACGGCGTGCCTGTGCAGGTGGATGGCGAGGCCTGGGTGCAGCCCCCCGGCTACATCCGCATTGTCCACAAGAACCGCGCGCAGACACTCACCAGGGACAGG GCGTTTGAGAACACCCTGAAGTCCTGGGAGGACAAGCAGAAGTGTGAGCTGCCTCGCCCCCCATCCTTCTCTCTGCACCCCGAGATCCTGTCTGAGGAAGAGGCCACGCAGATGGACCAGTTTGGGCAGGCGGCTGGCACCCTCATCCACAG CATCCGGGAGATCGCACAGTCCCACCGGGACGTGGAGCAGGAGCTCGCACACGCCGTCAACGCCAGCTCCAAGTCCATGGACCGCGTGTACGGCAAGCCCAGGACCACCGAG GGGCTGCACTGCGGCTTCGTGCTGGAGATGCTGAGCAACGTGAAGGCGCTGCGCAGCGAGACGGAGCTGCTGCTGGCTGGCAAGATGGCCCTG CAGCTGGACCCCCCGCAGAAGGAGCGGCTGGGGGCTGCGCTCACCGAGATGGACCGGCAGCTTGGGAAGCTGGCTGACACACCCTGGCTGTGCCAGTCCCCAGAGCCCGGAGACGAGGAG GCTGTGATGCTGGACCTTTCCAAACGCGGCCGCAGTGGCAAATTCCGCCTGGTGACCAAGTtcaagaaggagaagaacaacaaGAACAAGGAAGCTCGCAGCAGCCTGGGCACCCCGG TGCACCTCTGGGGGACAGAGGAGGTGGCTGCCTGGCTGGAGCACCTCAGTCTCTGTGAGTATAAGGACATCTTCACGCGGCACGACATCCGGGGCTCTGAGCTCCTGCACCTGGAGCGGAGAGACCTCAAG GACCTGGGTGTGACCAAGGTGGGCCACATGAAGAGGATCCTGTGTGGCATCAAGGAGCTGAACCGAGGTCCTCCCAGCGAGGCCTAG
- the DGKD gene encoding diacylglycerol kinase delta isoform X1, producing the protein MAAAAGAPQQGPPQPPPPPPPEESSDSEPEAEPGSPQKLIRKVSTSGQIRQKTVLKEGVLTKQNSSFQRSKRRYFKLRGRTLYYAKTAKSIIFDEVDLTDASVAESSTKNVNNSFTVITPCRKLILCADNRKEMEDWMAALKTVQNREHFEPTQYSMDHFSGMHNWYACSHARPTYCNVCREALSGVTSHGLSCEVCKFKAHKRCAVRANNDCKWTTLASIGKDIIEDEDGIAMPHQWLEGNLPVSAKCTVCDKTCGSVLRLQDWRCLWCKAMVHTACKDSLSTKCPLGLCKVSVIPPTALNSIDSDGFWKASCPPSCTSPLLVFVNSKSGDNQGVKFLRRFKQLLNPAQVFDLMNGGPHLGLRLFQKFDTFRILVCGGDGSVGWVLSEIDSLNLHKQCQLGVLPLGTGNDLARVLGWGSACDDDTQLPQILEKLERASTKMLDRWSVMAYETKLPRPASSSTGTEDFSEGSEVRQILFYEDSVAAHLSKILTSDQHSVVISSAKVLCETVKDFVARVGKAYEKTTEGSEESEVMAKKCSVLKEKLDSLLRTLDDESQASSSLPTPPPTIAEEAEDGEGGSGSGCSSAGERPMGSACPTRPQIFRPREQLMLRANSLKKAIRQIIEHTEKAVDEQNAQTQEHQGFVLGLSESEEKKELKPDDRVCPGESCGAAKTRSLRKALLPVLTVTKSPCEKLLSKGSLSLGSSASLPPPSASRDGLPALNTKILFPTVRAGMSGSLPGGSVISRLLINADPFSSEPENLEYYMEKCVMNNYFGIGLDAKISLDFNNKRDEHPEKCRSRTKNMMWYGVLGTKELLHRTYKNLEQKVLLECDGRPIPLPSLQGIAVLNIPSYAGGTNFWGGTKEDDTFAAPSFDDKILEVVAVFGSMQMAVSRVIKLQHHRIAQCRTVKISILGDDGVPVQVDGEAWVQPPGYIRIVHKNRAQTLTRDRAFENTLKSWEDKQKCELPRPPSFSLHPEILSEEEATQMDQFGQAAGTLIHSIREIAQSHRDVEQELAHAVNASSKSMDRVYGKPRTTEGLHCGFVLEMLSNVKALRSETELLLAGKMALQLDPPQKERLGAALTEMDRQLGKLADTPWLCQSPEPGDEEAVMLDLSKRGRSGKFRLVTKFKKEKNNKNKEARSSLGTPVHLWGTEEVAAWLEHLSLCEYKDIFTRHDIRGSELLHLERRDLKDLGVTKVGHMKRILCGIKELNRGPPSEA; encoded by the exons ACTGTCCTCAAGGAGGGGGTGCTCACCAAGCAGAACAGCTCCTTCCAGCGCTCCAAGAGGAGGTACTTCAAGCTCCGTGGGCGCACGCTGTACTACGCCAAAACCGCCAAG tccATCATCTTTGACGAGGTGGACCTCACAGACGCCAGCGTGGCTGAGTCCAGCACCAAGAATGTCAACAACAGCTTCACG GTCATCACTCCGTGCAGGAAGCTCATCCTGTGTGCCGACAACAGAAAGGAGATGGAGGATTGGATGGCGGCGCTGAAGACCGTGCAGAACAGGGAACACTTTGAG CCCACCCAGTACAGCATGGACCACTTCTCAGGGATGCACAACTGGTACGCCTGCTCCCATGCCAGGCCCACCTACTGCAATGTGTGTCGTGAGGCCCTGTCAGGAGTCACATCCCACGGGCTGTCCTGTGAAG TGTGCAAGTTCAAGGCCCACAAGCGCTGTGCCGTGCGGGCCAACAACGACTGCAAGTGGACCACGCTGGCCTCCATCGGGAAGGACATCATCGAGGACGAGGACGGG ATCGCCATGCCTCACCAGTGGCTGGAGGGCAACCTGCCTGTGAGCGCCAAGTGCACCGTGTGCGACAAGACGTGTGGCAGCGTGCTGCGCCTGCAGGACTGGCGCTGCCTCTGGTGCAAGGCCATG GTGCACACAGCCTGCAAGGACTCCCTGTCGACCAAGTGCCCCCTGGGCCTGTGCAAAGTGTCCGTCATCCCCCCCACTGCCCTCAACAGCATCGATTCTGATG GCTTCTGGAAGGCCTCCTGCCCCCCATCCTGCACGAGCCCACTGCTGGTCTTCGTCAATTCCAAGAGCGGGGACAACCAGGGCGTGAAGTTCCTCAGGAGATTTAAGCAGCTGCTGAACCCCGCCCAGGTCTTCGACCTCATGAACGGAGGGCCGCACCTGGG CTTACGCCTATTTCAGAAATTTGACACGTTCCGgattctggtttgtggtggggaTGGCAGCGTAGGCTGGGTCCTCTCGGAGATCGACAGCCTCAACCTTCACAAGCAG TGTCAGCTGGGTGTGCTGCCGCTCGGCACGGGGAATGACCTGGCCCGTGTTCTGGGCTGGGGCTCAGCTTGTGACGATGACACGCAGCTCCCACAGATCCTGGAGAAGCTGGAGAGGGCTAGCACCAAGATGCTGGACAG GTGGAGCGTTATGGCCTATGAGACCAAGCTCCCTCGGCCAGCCTCCTCTTCCACGGGCACCGAAGACTTCAGCGAGGGCTCCGAG GTGCGGCAGATCCTCTTCTATGAAGACTCCGTGGCTGCGCACCTCTCCAAGATCCTGACCTCTGACCAGCACTCGGTGGTCATCTCCTCAGCCAA GGTGCTCTGTGAGACGGTGAAGGACTTTGTGGCACGTGTGGGCAAGGCCTATGAGAAGACGACCGAGGGCTCGGAGGAGTCAGAGGTCATGGCCAAGAAG TGCTCTGTGCTGAAAGAGAAGCTGGACTCGCTGCTCAGGACCTTGGATGATGAGTCGCAGGCCTCATCCTCACTGCCCACGCCGCCGCCCACCATTGCCGAGGAGGCGGAGGACGGGGAGGGCGGCAGTGGCAGCGGCTGCAGCTCCGCTGGGGAGCGGCCCATGGGCTCGGCCTGCCCCACTCGGCCCCAGATCTTCCGGCCCCGCGAGCAGCTTATGCTGAGAGCCAACAGCCTGAAGAAGGCCATCCGGCAGATCATCGAGCACACAGAGAAAG CTGTGGATGAGCAGAACGCACAGACGCAGGAGCACCAGGGCTTCGTCTTGGGCCTTTCCGAgtcagaggagaagaaggagctgAAGCCGGATGACAGGGTGTGCCCTGGGGAGAGCTGCGGGGCCGCCAAAACCAGGAGCCTCCGCAAAG CTCTCCTTCCTGTGCTCACAGTGACCAAGTCCCCCTGCGAGAAGCTGCTCAGCAAAGGAAGCCTGTCCCTGGGtagctctgcttctctgcctcccccgTCGGCCAGCAGGGACGGCCTGCCAGCCCTGAATACCAAGATCCTATTCCCCA CCGTGCGGGCAGGAATGTCTGGCTCCCTGCCGGGAGGGTCAGTCATCAGCCGCTTGCTCATCAATGCCGACCCCTTCAGCTCGGAGCCGGAGAACCT AGAATATTACATGGAGAAGTGCGTCATGAACAATTACTTTGGCATCGGCCTGGATGCCAAGATCTCGCTGGACTTCAACAACAAGCGTGACGAGCACCCCGAGAAGTGCAG GAGTCGCACCAAAAACATGATGTGGTACGGCGTGCTGGGCACCAAGGAGCTGCTGCACAGAACCTACAAGAACCTGGAGCAGAAGGTGCTGCTGGAG TGTGACGGGCGGCCCATCCCTCTCCCCAGCCTCCAGGGAATCGCCGTCCTCAACATCCCCAGCTATGCGGGTGGCACCAACTTCTGGGGGGGCACCAAGGAGGATGAT ACTTTTGCTGCCCCGTCCTTCGACGACAAGATCCTGGAGGTGGTGGCCGTGTTCGGCAGCATGCAGATGGCCGTGTCGCGGGTGATCAAGCTGCAGCACCACCGCATCGCCCAG TGTCGCACGGTGAAGATCTCCATCCTGGGGGATGACGGCGTGCCTGTGCAGGTGGATGGCGAGGCCTGGGTGCAGCCCCCCGGCTACATCCGCATTGTCCACAAGAACCGCGCGCAGACACTCACCAGGGACAGG GCGTTTGAGAACACCCTGAAGTCCTGGGAGGACAAGCAGAAGTGTGAGCTGCCTCGCCCCCCATCCTTCTCTCTGCACCCCGAGATCCTGTCTGAGGAAGAGGCCACGCAGATGGACCAGTTTGGGCAGGCGGCTGGCACCCTCATCCACAG CATCCGGGAGATCGCACAGTCCCACCGGGACGTGGAGCAGGAGCTCGCACACGCCGTCAACGCCAGCTCCAAGTCCATGGACCGCGTGTACGGCAAGCCCAGGACCACCGAG GGGCTGCACTGCGGCTTCGTGCTGGAGATGCTGAGCAACGTGAAGGCGCTGCGCAGCGAGACGGAGCTGCTGCTGGCTGGCAAGATGGCCCTG CAGCTGGACCCCCCGCAGAAGGAGCGGCTGGGGGCTGCGCTCACCGAGATGGACCGGCAGCTTGGGAAGCTGGCTGACACACCCTGGCTGTGCCAGTCCCCAGAGCCCGGAGACGAGGAG GCTGTGATGCTGGACCTTTCCAAACGCGGCCGCAGTGGCAAATTCCGCCTGGTGACCAAGTtcaagaaggagaagaacaacaaGAACAAGGAAGCTCGCAGCAGCCTGGGCACCCCGG TGCACCTCTGGGGGACAGAGGAGGTGGCTGCCTGGCTGGAGCACCTCAGTCTCTGTGAGTATAAGGACATCTTCACGCGGCACGACATCCGGGGCTCTGAGCTCCTGCACCTGGAGCGGAGAGACCTCAAG GACCTGGGTGTGACCAAGGTGGGCCACATGAAGAGGATCCTGTGTGGCATCAAGGAGCTGAACCGAGGTCCTCCCAGCGAGGCCTAG